The following DNA comes from Pristis pectinata isolate sPriPec2 chromosome 8, sPriPec2.1.pri, whole genome shotgun sequence.
ctATCAGACGACGTGTCCTGAGCCCAGCATGtcaatgcaatcacaaggaaggcgcgccagcatctttactttcttaggaggctaaggaggttcggcttgtcactgaactccaacaaacttctacagaggtgctgttggaagtatcctgactgattgcatcatggtgtGGTATAGCAATTCGAACACgcaggaatgtaggaagctgcagagagtagtggactcggtccaatacatcacaggtacatccctccccaccatcggtagtatctacaggaggtgctccctcgagaaggcaacattcatcatcaaagatccccaccatccaggccgtgccttcttctcacaactaccatcaggcaggaggtacagaagcctgaagtcccacaccaccaggttcaggaacagctacttcccttcaaccattcggttcttgaaccaattggtaAAACCCTCATCACTAAAGTTTagaaacaccatgaccactttgcactaaaattgacttttttttgttctaattgtgtttttttttgaaaaaagatgtttaatttatgtttttcttgtgaatgctgcttatctgatgctgtgtgcctgtgatgttgctgcaagtaagtttttcatgcatctgtgcacacgtgtactggtgcacatgacaatagacttgactttgactttgaaacatcCCATGTTACAGGCCCCTGAAGAGACTGTCCAGGAGGAACTGGATACCGGTGTCTGGCAACTGCAGACTGGGGTCTGCCAGCTCATGGTGACAGGGCAAGGTGAGCAGACACACCATGGCCAGGTGCCAGCCCAGGACTACTGGATGATGAAGCCCCTGGCACCGTCTGGTGGGCAATAGGTTCCATTCACCCAGCCTGTCCCCCTTCTGTAAACTTCAATCCCTCTCACTTCCTATAAGTCAAGATCCTGCTTCCTCCTGTTAATCTTTGACCCTGCCTTCTCCCACTAACCTTTGGCCCCCATTTCCTGTCAATAATCAACCTTCCTTACCTACCTGCTCCCATTAACCTTTGAACTTGCCTTCCTTCTGTTAACCTTTAACCCTGtcaaactgtctgcttccattAATCCTCAATGGCTGGCACAATTACAGACATTCCTCTCCACTCTGACTCCCAAAATGTCTATGGTTGGCAACATGTTACGGGACAAAGTACTTCACAGAACAGAATCAAAAATTGATGGCGTGGACGGACATTTGGCCCTTGTGTCCATGCTTCTAATACTCTGGTTAATTCCTCTTGGCATTCATTTGTAACTCTGCAGGTTATGGttcttcaaatatttacccaGAAAGTTTTTAACTACGGTGACGGATTCTGCATCCATCACCCAGTCAGGCAGCCAGCTCCAAATCCCCCGTCACTGTTCGGCTGAAAATatttccctcatctcccctcttgtTCTTCTGCCAGTTAACTTAAATCCATTGCGCCACTGATCTCTCGTCCAAGGTAGATGGGCCCTTTTCACCCCTCTCTCGATTTTCTCTCGCTCTTTGGGTCATGGAATGATGGTGACTGTCAAAAGAACTAGAAGTGACATGAGAAGAATCTTTTTCTCACACAGCGAGTAGTTTTGGTTGGCAGTAAACTGCCGGGGAGGTAGACTTTTTAAACACATAGAGAGGTGAATAGttggaatctgaaagaaaagaatttgcagaggCAGGGCAGTTGGACTGGATCGCTCTCACATAGGAAGGGCTGAGAGGCCTCTCTCCGTGCTGTAACCTTTGTCTTTTTATACTCCTCAATTAAATCTTcattcagcctcctttgttccaaagaaacatCCTTTGCTCATCTGCCCTTGTAACTACGTTCTTCAGTGCAGGTaacgttctggtgaatctgcCCCCTCTCCTGTGCTGTCATGCCCTTCCTGTGGTATGGTGACCACACGTGTAGCCAGTGCTCCAGTTGTAACCTAGCGATTTTTATACCACCTGCTGTTGTATTTAATGCCTCACCCATAAAGGCAAGTATCTTGTGTCCCTTATCAACCTGTCTCACtcccttcagggatctgtggacatgatcGCCAAGGTCTCTGTTCCTCTAGACTTCTCAGGATCTCTCTATTTATCTCAAATTCATCTCACCTTGctatttctgccttaaatccTATTTGTCATATCTCAGCCCACCTGACTAGTCCATGACTTCCTTCTTACCGTCTGCAACCACCTGCCCATCGACCACGCTGCCAGCTTCCATTTCGTCAGCAAACTTCACGTACCTTGGTTTTTGATGCCTTGGAAGTCTGAACGATGATTCCTGGGACGGTGGGTCTGTTGCAGGAGGTGACAATGAGCAAACTAGGCCCATGCTGTCTGGGAGAATGAGAAGGTGATGTCCCTCAAACGTACCAGATTCTCACCAGGtttcacagggtagatgcaggggtgatatttggttttggtttattattgtcacttgtaccgaggtacaatgaaaaacttgtcttgcataccaatggtacaggtcgattcattacacagtgcagttgcattgggttagtacagagtgcattgatgtagtacaggtaaaaacaataacagtacaaagtaaagtgtcgcagctacagagagagttcaGTGCAATAGGGtacaagttcacaacaaggtagatcgtgaggtcagagtccatctcattgtataagggtactgttcaatagtcttatcacagtggggtagaagctgcccttaattctggtggtacgtgccctcaggctcttgtattaTTTTTATCTCCACAGCTCTGAATCCGAACCCTGCAGAGCACAGGCCAAACTCCGGGAGCTGCAGCCAAGCACAATGCAGCTTCCAGTTCAACTTCAAAGTTCCCGAGGAAGGGAGTGATGGCTccccaggaacacacccagctcACGGCTgcttaaactccaaccccataGACTCCAACACACCGCAACAGAGTGATTCGCTTCATGGTACAGGAGAGGAGCAGCAAATCTTCAAAGGAGCAGTGAGCCAAgagcctgaatttaaatttaattttgcaatCTCTGAGGCAGATGCTGATGTTAACCATACAGGACAGTCGAAGGTTGATCCCACACAAAGTGAACGCAACGTTGAAAGTACAGCTTCCAAACCCTCGCAGAAAAAGAAGAAAGGTAGAACGCAGAACAGTAAGCCCCCAGCTGGGCTCCCGAAAGACCAAAAGAAGCTGAGCCAGAACAGTccaggggaggagaggaactcCACAGGCCCGACAGAAGcacactgcctggtatggagactagGGCATGTCCCAGGCAACTCTGACTGGTAACAAACCTGTGGGGAAGGAGGTGCATACGAGTCCCAGGCTGAAGCCACTCACTGATTGACCTGGTCAATGACTTCAATGCAGTCCCAGAGAACTAAGGcaaaaaggacttgcatttctataataCCTTTCACATCCCATTCCTGGAGGCCCAAAGAGCTTTCAAGCCAACAAGGGGAAATCcgaaatacaaacaaaaattgTTGTAAATATTTAGCCCACTGGTAACATCCAGAGAGGGAAacagcttcatcagaactgaataaaatcaaaaataaaatatttaaagtgcaggggtggtgaggagggaacaAAGTCTGAcactggcaggaagcagaggtcacggggtggtggtggtgctggctgagacaGTGGTGAAGGAATGTGCGGAGGTGGGGTAAGTCCTCCTGTTTACACCTTCTCCAGGCATGTCTTTGTCACCCTCATTCATTCTCCATCACTTTCCCTCCTCCTGTCCCATCCCcaaaccttctctgcattttaaaacaacgcgcacaaaatgctggaggaagcagcaggtcaggcagcgtctatggagggaaataaacagccaacatttcaggtcaagactgggtttcaacctgaaatgttgactgttcatttctctccatagatgctgcctgacctgctgagttcctccagcattttgtgtgtattgctccagattccagcagctgcagaatctcttgtgtctgcattttaaatcttgtttttatttctgactttgcTCACTCCAAATGAAAGGCCACCAACCTGCAGCATTATCCACCTCTCTCCACGGACGccatctgaccagctgagtatttccagcaatttctgcttttaaacAGCAACAACTACTTCTGAGTGTAGTCACTTGTGTAGGAAACTATTGCATTAGCCAAGACTGCCACAGGCCAAACGACAGCCACACCCTGTCTCATTTTGATGCAAGAACTTTAATTACAGCAGGGCACTGTGCTGGCCTTGTTTTAATGTGGATTGAGGGAGTTTTGACATAAGaactaggaacaggaggagaccatccggcccgttgagcctgctctgtcattcaataaaaccatggctgatctggccgtggactcagatccatctacctgccttttccccagaagaacccttaattcccctactgtgcaaaaatctatctaactgtgtcttaaatatatttaatgaggtagcctcaactactttcctgggcagagaattccacaggttcactctgggaaaagcagtttctcctcatctccgtcccaaATCTATTCTCCCAAatctgaggctatgtcccctagttctagtcccacctaccagtggaaacaaccttcctgcctctatcttgtctatccctttcataattttatgtgtttctataagatcccctctcattcttctgaattccagtgagtatagtcccaggtgactcaatctgtcttcataggctaacccctcatctccagaatcaacctggtgaacctcctctgtaccacctgcaaaaccagtatatctttcctcaagtaaggagaccagaactgcacacagtactccaggtgcggcctcaccggtaccctgtacagttgcagcataacctccctgctcttaaattcagtccctccagcaatgaaggccaacattctatttgccttcttgataacctgttgcacctgcaaaccaaccttatgCAAAtcagtggatgacctcgcatttaccaacattgtactccacctgccagacccttgcctactcacttaacctgtctatatctctctgcagactctccgcatcctttgcacaatttgcttttcactcaatttagtgtcatcagcaaacttagatacgctacgcttggtcccctcttccaaatcgttaatgtatattgtgaacagttgcaggcccggcaccgacccctgcggcgccccgctcaccactgattgccaaccagagaaacacccatttatcccaactctctgccttctgttggttaaccaatcctctctcCATGCTAATACATCACCCCCAATTCCATGTCTTATGGAacagtcttttatgcggcaccttattgaacacctttgggaaatccaagtatacaacatccacctgttcaccTCTATCcattgcactcattatatcctcagagaactccagtaagtttgtcaaacaggacctgcccttcctgaatccatgctgcgtctgcctgatggaaccacttctatccagatgtctcacgaTTTCTTcctgagaaacaggagcaggaactcAGCCCCTTGAGTGTGCTGTGCCATTCATTCACTTGTAGCTGATCCGACCTTGGCATCAACAGCGGTTTCCCGCTCTTCCCAAGTCCACAGACTCCCCTGTAGTGTGAAACTCACTCAGTCTCAGCCTTGGAAACCTTCAGTGACTCtgcctctacagctctctggggtgAGGATTAAGGGATTCACTACACTTTTGTAATAAGTAGCCACCCCCTTACTCtgaaactataccctctagttctagatgtCCCCATTAGGGGAAAtaccctctcagaatcttgtatgtttcatggagctgtacagcatggaaacagccccttcatccCACTCATCTATGCCTATctattccatatccctctgtgccctgctcattcaagtacctgtccatgcacagtaaatgttactgttcctgcatCCACTcccgcctctggcagctcattccagacactgaCTACTGAAAAATTcacccctcggatcccctttaaaccccctccccctcacctttagATCACTTCTCATTTATACTGCAGTGAGTGTTGAGCGGGTTGGGCCAGCCTTTCTTCGTGTGTCAGCCCCTTCATCCCAGCGACCTCATCGAACTCCAATGCGCGCCCATCCTCCCTGAAATGTGGACCGAAACCATGCATGGTGCTGTAGATGGGGGCTCGCCAGCAGCCTGAAAAGTTGCAtcaaacctccctgcttttatatcccGTACCCTTTGCAGTAACGGCCAGTGTTCCATGAACCTTCGTCACTACCTGCCGTACCTGTATGCTAACTTTTCATGCATAgggacccccccaccccaccgatcACTTTGTACCACAATGTGTTGCAGTCTCACTCCACTCAACTAATAAATTACTTTTTCCTTCCTCCTTCCAAAGCAGGTAACCTAAGATTCTCCTACATTACACTCCACCGGCCCGCTTCATGCCCACCCACTTAACCAATCAATATCCCTTGTGTCCTTTACTCTGTCTGACCCATGCTGTCCCTATGCGGGAGTGTGCCgagggagctttactctctgACGTGTACAGAAGATGGGGTTCTGGGTTCAGAAACACTGCAGAggttcccacattccatagaaTAGGTTGCTCTAAGTTTGGAATGCCTGATTCTTGTCTGTGCATTGCTGTAACACCCCATCTTCTCCTCTCCCAGTCTCCAGAACAACAGCTCCAGAAAGAAGTGGACTGGTGTGTCGAGCAGCTGGAGCTGGGGCTGCGCTCCCAGAAGACCCATCAGAAACAAGGTGCGTTCCAGAGCCCAGGAGTCCTGCCACCCTGACTGAGTCCTTGGGTTAGTGGCCATTGTCCAGATCAATGACCACACCCCTACCCTTCATCCATATCCTGGCAATTTTGTCTCTCGGTATTTGTAACTGCTACTGTTGCATCTGTACTGGCCGTTCTGGTCAGGTACGCAGCGCCAGATCTGTACTGGCCGTTCTGGTCAGGTACGCAGCGCCAGATCTGTACTGGCCGTTCTGGTCAGGTACGCAGCGCCAGATCTGTACTGGCCGTTCTGGTCAGGTACGCAGCGCCAGATCTGAAATGTCTGTTTTGTGTAAGTTTTCCTCCTGTCCCCTCTGGGTCTTCAACCACTCACCTCAAACCCTCATTATCTGGTCGTTGTCTCTTTACACCACCTGAACCCTTTGTGATTTTAAGCACCAATTATATCTCTTATTCTCTGTTCCAATACATGGCTGTACACAGCTGGGTTTATTACACTGTGTGGCTTCTGACAAGGTTGAGAGCACGTCCTCATTGTTAGATGAGGTGCAGCTACAGGATACTATgtaggagggattcctgatgctgTCTGAGAGCAGAACCCCCCCAGCCTGGCCACCTCCTGCCTCACTTGCTCTCGGGGCAGATTTATGCTAATGGTCTGAGCCTGTGGAATAAGGCAGAGTGCAGTTTCGGGCAGTGGATGGATACCATGACGCACTTTGTATTGCAGCTGACAGAGCCCTTCGTGCAATCCGAACCCTGCGCAGCGAGAACGCACCACTGGTGAAGAAGCGGCAGCTGATGAGATCCATCTTTGGAGACTACAGAaagaagatggaggaggagaggcagagacagatcAGACTGATGCTGGCAGGTGAGAAGGGGGGGCAGTCAGCTGCTGGATTTGGGGCAGGGTGGGGAAGAGGAAGTTGTACCAGAGACCAATGAtgcaatggtgcagcagttagtgccgcTACCTCGTCTCCAGGAACAGCCCTGATCTCTGGTACTGGGTGTAGTTCTCAGCACgagtttcctcttggtgctctagCTTCCTCCCTGATCTAAAGGCAAGCTGCTAGATTAATTGGCTGTAGGGTAATAGCAAAAAGCATCAGAGTTGCTGGGCATGTAagaaggagaatgggactgacagaCTGCTCCCCTCAGAGCCAGAATGGAGCTGATGGGCCAAGGGCTTGATCTGGTGTTCTGCTGCTGTGTGGGACTGTGTTCATTGCCAGATAAGGgatttgtaattttatttcttccaGCTACGAAATCTGCCACCATTAAACCAATTGAAGGGCAAACGAGGAGCAAAGTattctggaaaactgcaaataaatTACCAAAGATTGAAGCTTCCCCGGCACCCAACCCTGTGAGTCCTGAGAGGTTCACAGTTGATACAGGAGATCAGAGTCAGTTCCGGTTTAATTTCTTCTGAGTAAGTCATTGAGATATGCAGAGTAAACAACTCGGAGCCTTTTCCGTCTGTTCACACCCGAGGCTGAATAAAAAAGTTTTCTTGGTGTGACCTGTTCTGGCGCATTTACCACACACTGTATTCTACCTTTGGAAAGAAACAAGCCAGCAGAATGAAGCATAGTCTACAGACTTAATATTTGACCCCTTTAACATTGTCCCAGGACAGGGGCGGTACAGGTTAGACCCTAGCATCTACCCACCCTGCAAAGACTCTCATCTGTTGTTGGACACTTTTAATGCCCATTTCAAAAGCTACTTGGAGAACAGTAATTAGATAaataaatgtgattttattttcctttcaggtTAATCATCCAGcgtgattttatttttacacttGCACAGGCTCAGAAACAATGCTAACTTCAATCGCACCTGGACCGTGGTGTTCCAGCTTCAGGCTGCTCGGTTGCCAGTGAGAACGTCAGTGTGGActtctctccagagccctgccctTCTGGTTTACACAGTCCTCCATCCTCCCCATTCTAAACCTACAGTCAGTGTCAAAAATTACATTTCATTGCATAGTTAAAAAACATGAATAAATACACTGCCCAGCTCGTTCCATGAGACTGATTTACAAAGAGCCCAATCCCCACTTTGTCCCCGCACACACAGCATCCATGGCCTCCAACACTGTTGGCTCAGTGCAGTGGAGGGCGCATCTTCACCATTCCCTCAGACTTTACATCGGAGATTGGAAAGTGCCGGCAGCAACCCTACTGTTGAAGGGAGAATGGGGATCTATAAGTGAGGTAGCTTGACATCAGTGGAAAATGCCTGAATATTAATAGGGACAAGGTACTAATGGGAAATTTAATGGAAACTTAATTGGATCAGGACACGTCATGATGTTATGAAAGGGAACTGGTGTCTGGCAGATCAGGTTCTCAAGTTGTGACCTGTACTGCACGTACAGTGGATGTGGATTTACACAATGCTTTCAGTGAGGTGCCACACAAGAAATTACTGTGGATAATATTTGTACAGATTGAGGATTAGTTAATGGACAGATAATAATAGTACCAGTACAACATTCACCTTCAAGTGGACAGACTGTCTCTAATTAATGCTCTAGATAAGGAAATACTGTAAATCCATCTGAGCTCAGTGACGCCCGGAGCTGGGTAGGACTGTGAGCTACGAGAAGGGTACAAAGTGATGTGGACAGCGTCCATGAGTAGGCACATGATGTGGGGGAGAAACAATTGTAAACCTGGTcggaaaagcagaaccaaaatatCTTTTCAAAGGTATGGAACTGGAAACTGTTGGTATTCAGGGAGACGGCCGTCTGCATTAATTAACACGAGAGCAGCAAGGACTCAGAAAGCAAAGAGAATGGAGAACACGGGGTGGGAGTAGACCGCACAGTCCCTTCCCTGTACTAAATTATTACAGATTTACATTACCTGGAGATCCCAGTGCCAGTGGTTACCTCATCCCATGCAGTAGGGAGAGGTTCCAGCACCAGTTCCCACAGTTCAGCTCCTCGGGTTGACGCTTACTGTTACCCGGGTTGACGCTTACTGTTACCCAGCTGGACCTCCCAGCCAAGGGCAGAATGGTAAAAtgacaaaagcctgaagtccagCAAGCAGGTGGAGCTGGGGAGGGCCTGGGGAGATGGCGCAGTTAGACAAAGCTGAGCTGTTGAAGTCCGCGACTGAACGCAGTGCTGAAGCAGCCTGATGCTggggcccacgcaaggcaggaCTCTAGAAAAATTCCAGACATCTCACGGGTACAGCAGAGAGACTGAACAGCAAGTTACTACATGAAACTGTGTGTTACTGAAAGGAGGCAACTACAGGGCAGTGGAAGGAGAGAGGGTTGTCCCCACAGGTCACATCACCAGGCGTTACCCTCTGCTGAAGCGCTTGTCACCGCCCAATCCCAGGGTTCTTCACCCCCACAGGTACACAGtgaccccacccttcccccaccacctgcAGTGGAATGAACACCACCAAAAGGCCACAGCGTGACAGGTAGTTTGAGATGCTGGTCTACCTGTCATTTACCCACAGCCTGCTGCTGACTCTCAGCTGGGCATTAAGGCAGTGGTGATCACAATGCATTCTCTGCGTGCTGCAGTACAACAGGCAGCTATTAAATTACAGGTGGCACACTTCAAATCCCTCACAGCTTCAGGTAACCGGAACAGGTGATATGAAGAAAGAATTGAACAATCTgttgtagtggagggagagagacacccgaTCTCCAGGACCAGGGACCCTGCTGGTGAACACCTCATTGCCACTCACGGTCCATCCCCAGTAACCGACCGACACCCACTTCTGCCCTACAGTACAGAGGGCTCACCCACCCCGGGAGACAGACGCAAACATCAACAAAGAGCTCACGGGACAGCTGGAGGAGGCTGCCTGGAATGGGAAGAGCAGTGAAAAACCATTACTCAGCTACAGCTCATCAACAAGTGAAGCTCGCTAACACCAGGGCAAGGGCAGGCTCGTCCTGCACAGCTCAGGGAAGGAAGGCAGGCCAGAGGATGCGAGTTCCGCTTGACTGAGGCAAAACCACCACATGCAGCATTTACATAACAGGAGTTCCTCGCTTACAAATAGAACGTGTTCTGTGAATGTCAAGACACAGCAAGAAGCAGGGCAAGAAGAGAGGTGGTAGGAATCAGAAGGGTGCCACATCAttccagggtgggggtgggggcgggggcagTTGCTGCTGTCACCTCCAGGGAAGGAA
Coding sequences within:
- the c8h8orf33 gene encoding UPF0488 protein C8orf33 homolog, coding for MEGAPEETVQEELDTGVWQLQTGVCQLMVTGQALNPNPAEHRPNSGSCSQAQCSFQFNFKVPEEGSDGSPGTHPAHGCLNSNPIDSNTPQQSDSLHGTGEEQQIFKGAVSQEPEFKFNFAISEADADVNHTGQSKVDPTQSERNVESTASKPSQKKKKGRTQNSKPPAGLPKDQKKLSQNSPGEERNSTGPTEAHCLSPEQQLQKEVDWCVEQLELGLRSQKTHQKQADRALRAIRTLRSENAPLVKKRQLMRSIFGDYRKKMEEERQRQIRLMLAATKSATIKPIEGQTRSKVFWKTANKLPKIEASPAPNPVSPERFTVDTGDQSQFRFNFF